The following coding sequences lie in one Myxococcus xanthus genomic window:
- a CDS encoding response regulator — MMEDVAVAPARILLVDDEESLRITLAANLELEGHTVLEAANGEEALRLLEKQSVDVVLTDIRMPGLHGVELLRRIKQERPDMPVVLMTAFTAEELVDDALAEGAFTVLPKPFDVTHALDTVLRAAAAPQVLVVDDTEQVARGMVRALSTVGLRARAVYSGEEALSSLRSGEYDVCVLDLVMPEMSGPELVSKVRAANLSVAIIAVSGHVVPEMLRRVAAQGAVVCMTKPVPLRELVQAIARVRGRPQQGLQGARI, encoded by the coding sequence ATGATGGAGGACGTCGCAGTGGCCCCCGCGCGCATCCTGTTGGTCGACGACGAGGAGTCGCTTCGCATCACCTTGGCCGCGAACCTGGAGCTGGAGGGCCACACGGTCCTCGAGGCGGCCAATGGTGAGGAGGCGTTGCGCCTCCTGGAGAAGCAATCCGTGGACGTGGTGCTCACGGACATCCGCATGCCCGGCCTGCACGGCGTGGAGCTCTTGCGCCGCATCAAGCAGGAGCGCCCCGACATGCCGGTGGTGCTGATGACGGCCTTCACGGCGGAGGAGCTGGTGGATGACGCGCTCGCCGAGGGCGCCTTCACCGTGCTGCCCAAGCCCTTCGACGTGACGCACGCGCTGGACACGGTGCTGCGAGCGGCGGCGGCGCCGCAGGTCCTGGTGGTGGACGACACCGAACAGGTGGCGCGCGGCATGGTGCGCGCCCTGAGCACGGTGGGGCTGCGCGCGCGTGCCGTGTACAGCGGCGAGGAGGCGTTGTCCTCGCTGCGTTCGGGGGAATACGACGTCTGCGTGCTGGACCTGGTGATGCCGGAGATGAGCGGGCCGGAGCTGGTGTCCAAGGTGCGCGCGGCGAATCTGTCCGTCGCCATCATCGCCGTGTCCGGCCACGTGGTGCCGGAGATGCTCCGCAGGGTGGCGGCGCAGGGCGCGGTGGTGTGCATGACCAAGCCGGTACCGTTGCGCGAGCTGGTACAGGCGATTGCGCGGGTGCGAGGCCGGCCTCAACAAGGGCTGCAAGGCGCGAGGATTTGA
- a CDS encoding aldo/keto reductase: protein MSSRAPSRRDVLTATLGGLLLPGVAASQPTKKASQAPSTVKPPEKTAAPSRGRGDAMLTRPIPSTGEALPVIGLGTWQTFDATPDERAPLAEVLRTFLESGARLIDSSPMYGRAESVVGELLQKLDATKTPFLATKVWTTGRNEGTAQMRESIRRMGQGRMDLMQIHNLVDWRTHLPVLCEWKAHGGIRYLGITHYARSAFNDLERIIREEKPDFVQLPYSVLERDAEKRLLPAAAEHGVAVLVMQPFSSGTLFERVRGRPLPGWAADIDCTSWAQVFLKFILGHPAVHCPLPATSKPSHAADNVRAGFGRLPDEKLRARIVKELEG, encoded by the coding sequence ATGTCCTCCCGCGCCCCGTCCCGCCGCGACGTGCTCACCGCGACCCTGGGTGGCCTGCTCCTCCCCGGCGTCGCCGCCTCACAGCCCACGAAGAAGGCCTCACAGGCCCCGTCCACCGTGAAGCCCCCGGAGAAAACCGCCGCGCCCTCGCGCGGCCGAGGAGACGCCATGCTCACACGCCCCATTCCCAGCACGGGCGAAGCGCTGCCCGTCATCGGCCTTGGCACCTGGCAGACGTTCGACGCCACACCGGACGAGCGAGCGCCCCTGGCCGAAGTGCTCCGCACCTTCCTCGAATCGGGCGCGCGCCTCATCGACTCCTCGCCCATGTACGGCCGCGCGGAATCCGTGGTGGGCGAGCTGCTGCAGAAGCTCGACGCGACGAAGACGCCCTTCCTCGCCACCAAGGTGTGGACCACCGGCAGGAACGAAGGAACCGCGCAGATGCGGGAGTCCATCCGGCGCATGGGCCAGGGCCGCATGGACCTGATGCAGATTCACAACCTCGTGGACTGGCGCACGCACCTGCCTGTCCTGTGTGAATGGAAGGCCCATGGCGGCATCCGCTACCTCGGCATCACGCACTACGCCCGCAGCGCCTTCAATGACCTGGAGCGCATCATCCGCGAGGAGAAGCCGGACTTCGTCCAGCTGCCCTACTCGGTGCTGGAGCGCGACGCGGAGAAGCGCCTGCTGCCCGCCGCCGCCGAGCACGGCGTGGCGGTGCTCGTCATGCAGCCCTTCTCCAGCGGCACCCTCTTCGAGCGCGTGCGCGGCCGGCCTCTTCCGGGCTGGGCCGCGGACATCGACTGCACCAGCTGGGCCCAGGTGTTCCTCAAGTTCATCCTGGGGCACCCGGCGGTGCACTGCCCCCTGCCAGCCACCAGCAAGCCCTCGCACGCCGCCGACAACGTGCGCGCGGGCTTCGGCCGGCTGCCCGACGAGAAGCTCCGCGCCCGCATCGTGAAGGAGCTGGAGGGCTGA
- a CDS encoding RedB protein, whose product MRRPVGKRGWWVVSGVVWLGGIVAGSLAMARYSLTPGESLAAPARWPGDSTVPRVEGRPTLVMLAHPLCPCTRASMGELSLVMAKAQGRLDAFVLFLKPEGTGQDWEQGELWRSAAAIPGVTALRDEGGAQAERFGAVTSGQVLFYDAGGTLRFSGGITTARGHTGDNAGRAAVEALLGDAPPEALSGHAVYGCELEDPRGSVP is encoded by the coding sequence ATGAGGCGCCCCGTGGGCAAGCGTGGGTGGTGGGTGGTGTCCGGCGTCGTCTGGCTCGGCGGCATCGTGGCGGGTTCGCTCGCCATGGCTCGCTATTCCCTCACGCCCGGCGAGTCCCTGGCGGCACCCGCGCGCTGGCCCGGGGACTCCACCGTGCCACGCGTGGAGGGCCGTCCCACGCTGGTGATGCTGGCGCACCCGCTCTGTCCCTGCACGCGCGCGAGCATGGGAGAACTCTCGCTGGTGATGGCGAAGGCACAGGGGCGGCTCGACGCCTTCGTGCTCTTCCTCAAGCCCGAGGGCACCGGCCAGGATTGGGAGCAGGGCGAGCTGTGGCGCTCCGCGGCGGCGATTCCGGGTGTCACCGCCCTGCGCGACGAGGGAGGGGCCCAGGCGGAGCGCTTCGGCGCCGTCACCTCCGGTCAGGTGCTCTTCTACGATGCGGGTGGGACGCTGCGCTTCAGCGGCGGCATCACCACGGCCCGGGGCCACACGGGCGACAACGCCGGGCGCGCCGCGGTGGAGGCGCTGCTGGGTGACGCGCCGCCGGAAGCGCTGTCCGGGCACGCCGTCTACGGCTGTGAGCTGGAAGACCCCCGCGGGAGCGTGCCATGA
- the hpf gene encoding ribosome hibernation-promoting factor, HPF/YfiA family, with translation MNRALQITYRGMETSEALSEYIRDHAGKLEQFYDGIVGCHVVVEEPHRHKQHGRHFHVRVDVSVPGRNIVATRDPQARTGHEDAYQAVTDAFDAARRQLQHYADALHTHHR, from the coding sequence ATGAACCGAGCGCTGCAAATCACCTATCGGGGCATGGAGACGAGCGAGGCCCTGAGCGAGTACATCCGCGACCACGCCGGCAAGCTGGAGCAGTTCTACGACGGCATCGTGGGGTGCCACGTGGTGGTGGAGGAGCCGCACCGGCACAAGCAGCACGGCAGGCATTTCCACGTGCGTGTGGATGTGAGTGTGCCAGGAAGGAACATCGTCGCCACCCGGGATCCGCAGGCGCGCACCGGGCACGAGGATGCCTATCAAGCAGTGACGGATGCGTTCGACGCCGCCAGGCGCCAGCTCCAACACTACGCGGACGCGCTCCACACGCACCACCGGTGA
- a CDS encoding pyridoxamine 5'-phosphate oxidase family protein has protein sequence MASKKKDTQDVAEHFDDLIKGIKVAMMTTVEADGSLRSRPMWTHARDFDGELWFFTREHSPKVDEVTHDHHVNLAYSDPTRDRYVSVSGRCRLVLDKEKARELWNPTLKAWFPDGLDDPELALLCVRVEKAEYWDTPSSRMVQLAGMVKAAFTGQPYAPGDHQKLDLDDSAPLPH, from the coding sequence ATGGCCAGCAAGAAAAAGGACACCCAAGACGTCGCCGAGCACTTCGATGACCTCATCAAGGGCATCAAGGTCGCGATGATGACCACCGTGGAAGCGGACGGCAGCCTGCGCAGCCGCCCCATGTGGACGCACGCACGCGACTTCGACGGAGAGCTCTGGTTCTTCACCCGCGAGCATTCACCCAAGGTCGACGAGGTGACGCACGACCACCACGTCAACCTCGCGTACTCGGACCCCACCCGGGACCGCTACGTCTCCGTGAGCGGCCGTTGCCGGCTGGTGCTCGACAAGGAGAAGGCCCGCGAGCTGTGGAACCCCACCCTCAAGGCCTGGTTCCCCGACGGCCTGGATGACCCCGAGCTCGCCCTGCTCTGCGTCCGTGTGGAAAAGGCCGAGTACTGGGACACGCCCAGCAGCCGCATGGTCCAGCTCGCCGGCATGGTGAAGGCCGCCTTCACCGGACAGCCCTACGCACCGGGCGACCACCAGAAGCTCGACCTGGACGACAGCGCCCCGCTGCCCCACTGA
- a CDS encoding sensor histidine kinase yields the protein MSPARDETSSPPMALKERSARLFREHLSAVRVRTDRLFAGLMLGQWVVSIVIALFGPRGSGAQLQVAVLVGTLLSAFPMVMARWRPGSTPTRHVVAVCQALWSSLLIFLTDGRVETHFHIFGSLAFLALYRDPWVLLTASITTVVDHVMRGTMWSHSLYGGLPPELWRFVEHAFWVAFIDVVLVYSCRGMLRELREVAVRRAELELAREREHAKARELDRALRELSGFQEHLIRVEKLAAVGQLAASVGHELRNPLAAVRNSHAYLSRKLTKDPAGAADDPRVPQFLGLMERELNACAKIISDLLDFARERPPALQPCPLRPLVDEAIGVVPQREGVRIVNDVPESLPVPHLDKEQFRQVLVNLVQNAVEAMPVGRNGEVSVVAEGGDASPWRIRVVDDGAGIPPEVLPKIFEPLFTTKTRGTGLGLAIVANMVQRHGGTISVRSEAERGSEFLIELPAAAAAQAA from the coding sequence ATGAGCCCGGCGCGCGACGAGACGTCCAGCCCGCCCATGGCGCTCAAGGAGCGCTCCGCGCGGCTGTTCCGCGAGCACCTGTCCGCGGTGCGGGTCCGCACGGACCGGCTCTTCGCGGGGCTGATGCTGGGGCAGTGGGTGGTGAGCATCGTCATCGCCCTGTTCGGTCCGCGGGGCAGCGGCGCGCAGCTCCAGGTGGCCGTGCTGGTGGGGACGCTGCTCAGCGCCTTCCCGATGGTGATGGCCCGCTGGCGCCCGGGCTCCACGCCCACCCGTCACGTGGTGGCCGTGTGCCAGGCGCTCTGGTCCTCGCTGCTCATCTTCCTGACGGACGGCCGGGTGGAGACGCACTTCCACATCTTCGGCTCGCTGGCCTTCCTGGCGCTGTACCGCGACCCGTGGGTGCTGCTCACCGCGAGCATCACCACCGTCGTGGACCACGTGATGCGCGGCACCATGTGGTCACACTCGCTCTACGGCGGGCTTCCGCCGGAGCTGTGGCGGTTCGTGGAGCACGCCTTCTGGGTGGCCTTCATCGACGTGGTGCTGGTGTATTCGTGCCGGGGCATGTTGCGCGAGCTGCGAGAGGTGGCGGTGCGCCGGGCGGAGCTGGAGCTGGCCCGCGAACGGGAGCACGCGAAGGCGCGCGAGCTGGACCGCGCCCTGCGCGAGCTCAGCGGCTTCCAGGAGCACCTCATCCGCGTGGAGAAGCTGGCCGCGGTGGGACAGCTGGCCGCCAGCGTGGGGCACGAGCTGCGAAACCCGCTGGCCGCCGTGCGCAACTCCCACGCCTATCTCTCCCGGAAGCTCACGAAGGACCCAGCAGGGGCCGCGGATGACCCACGGGTCCCCCAGTTCCTGGGGCTGATGGAGCGCGAGCTGAACGCCTGCGCGAAAATCATCTCCGACCTGCTCGACTTCGCCCGCGAGCGTCCGCCCGCGCTCCAGCCCTGTCCGCTGCGTCCGTTGGTGGACGAGGCCATTGGCGTGGTGCCGCAGCGGGAAGGGGTGCGAATCGTCAATGACGTGCCGGAGTCGTTGCCGGTGCCGCACCTGGACAAGGAGCAGTTCCGCCAGGTCCTGGTGAACCTGGTGCAGAACGCGGTGGAGGCCATGCCCGTGGGGCGCAATGGAGAGGTTTCAGTCGTGGCGGAAGGTGGAGACGCGAGTCCCTGGCGCATCCGGGTCGTGGATGACGGCGCGGGGATTCCTCCGGAGGTGCTGCCCAAGATTTTCGAACCGCTCTTCACCACGAAGACGCGTGGCACCGGCTTGGGACTGGCCATTGTCGCCAACATGGTGCAACGTCATGGCGGCACAATCTCTGTGCGCAGCGAAGCGGAGCGGGGTAGTGAGTTCCTCATTGAACTCCCCGCGGCAGCGGCGGCCCAGGCCGCATGA
- a CDS encoding aminopeptidase P family protein — protein sequence MLLPSVSERSALTRRREQLAKVLGSAAALLASSRPRPRNYAADQFPFRASSHFLYLFGLAAPDGVGLYDGQGWTLYLPEPGPDDALWDGAVPGFAEIAERTGCPVRSRAELPAALKGRDVATLPTPDLETCLDVAALLGREVRPGHLAAVDVPLADAMIALRLRHDDAAQAQLRQAAEVTVLAHVAGMRATRPGILEAAVRAAMEAEFVSRDVRPAYQPIVTVHGEVLHNLRYDHTLREGDLLLADVGGESPAGFACDVTRTWPVTGRFSTTQRELYDVVLRMQKASIDVVRPGTRYRDVHLAAHREMARGLVALGILRGDPEELVVDGVTALFFPHGVGHLLGLDVHDMEDLGDRAGYAPGRTRSPEFGHRSLRLDRDLEPGMAVTIEPGMYQVPAILSDARLMARAKDRLQRDVLARYADVRGIRIEDDVLVTPDGHEVLTAAIPREASDIETVMTSSARPAPGR from the coding sequence ATGCTGCTCCCTTCCGTTTCCGAGCGCTCCGCTCTCACCCGACGGCGGGAGCAGCTGGCGAAAGTCCTGGGGAGCGCAGCCGCGCTGCTGGCATCGAGCCGCCCCCGCCCGCGCAACTACGCCGCCGACCAGTTCCCCTTTCGCGCGTCGAGCCACTTCCTCTACCTCTTCGGGCTCGCGGCGCCGGACGGCGTGGGCCTGTATGACGGCCAGGGCTGGACGCTGTACCTGCCCGAGCCCGGTCCCGACGACGCGCTGTGGGACGGCGCGGTGCCCGGCTTCGCTGAAATCGCGGAGCGGACGGGCTGCCCCGTGCGCTCGCGCGCCGAGCTGCCCGCGGCGCTGAAGGGCCGCGACGTGGCGACGCTGCCCACGCCGGACCTGGAGACGTGCCTGGACGTGGCCGCGCTGCTGGGCCGCGAGGTGCGTCCCGGCCACCTGGCGGCGGTGGACGTGCCGCTGGCGGACGCGATGATTGCGCTGCGGCTTCGCCATGACGACGCCGCGCAGGCGCAGCTGCGTCAGGCCGCGGAAGTCACGGTGCTGGCCCACGTGGCGGGCATGCGCGCCACGCGGCCGGGCATCCTGGAGGCCGCGGTGCGCGCCGCGATGGAGGCGGAGTTCGTCTCACGCGACGTGCGGCCGGCGTATCAGCCCATCGTCACCGTGCACGGCGAGGTGCTGCACAACCTGCGCTATGACCACACGCTGCGCGAGGGAGACCTGCTGCTGGCGGACGTGGGCGGTGAGAGCCCCGCCGGCTTCGCCTGTGACGTGACGCGCACGTGGCCGGTGACGGGGCGCTTCAGCACGACGCAGCGCGAGCTGTACGACGTCGTGCTGCGCATGCAGAAGGCCAGCATCGACGTCGTCCGCCCGGGGACGCGCTACCGCGACGTGCACCTGGCCGCGCACCGGGAGATGGCGCGAGGCCTGGTGGCGCTGGGCATCCTCCGTGGAGACCCGGAGGAGCTGGTGGTGGACGGCGTCACCGCGCTCTTCTTCCCGCACGGCGTGGGCCACCTGCTGGGCCTGGACGTGCATGACATGGAGGATTTGGGAGACCGGGCGGGCTATGCGCCGGGACGCACGCGCTCGCCGGAGTTCGGCCACCGCTCGCTGCGGTTGGACAGGGATTTGGAGCCCGGCATGGCGGTGACGATTGAGCCGGGCATGTACCAGGTGCCCGCCATCCTGTCGGACGCGCGGCTCATGGCGCGCGCGAAGGACAGGCTCCAGCGCGACGTGCTGGCGCGCTACGCGGACGTGCGCGGCATCCGCATCGAGGACGACGTGCTCGTCACGCCGGATGGCCACGAAGTGCTCACCGCCGCCATCCCCAGGGAGGCCTCGGACATCGAGACCGTCATGACCAGCTCTGCCCGTCCAGCTCCGGGAAGGTGA
- a CDS encoding sensor histidine kinase, producing MAGRDLQARERAAVADVVASTLRHDLRNKLASIRNASFYLMRQVKKTDLWSADPRVETFFQLIEKELTSAEDVLSKRAPPPSGGTRPRCSAREGVEHALAQAQVPPSVKVVRELTEQGGVPLEVEDLALLVRCLVDNALEAMPRGGTLTVRTRDTDSGVCLRVEDTGEGLAAEAYSRALEPFFTTRPHHAGLGLSIVHRTAVRHGWQLDLGAGPSGGTYVEIQFTGPEAGAHDRNDVTRGSK from the coding sequence ATGGCAGGCAGAGACCTCCAGGCGCGTGAGCGGGCGGCGGTGGCGGACGTGGTGGCCTCCACCCTGCGGCACGACCTGCGCAACAAGCTGGCCAGCATCCGCAACGCCTCGTTCTACTTGATGCGGCAGGTGAAGAAGACGGACCTCTGGAGCGCGGACCCGCGCGTGGAGACCTTCTTCCAGCTCATCGAAAAGGAGCTGACGTCCGCCGAGGACGTGCTCTCCAAGCGCGCGCCGCCGCCCAGCGGTGGCACGCGTCCCCGGTGCAGCGCCCGCGAAGGCGTGGAGCACGCGCTCGCCCAGGCCCAGGTTCCGCCGTCCGTGAAGGTCGTGCGCGAACTGACGGAGCAGGGCGGCGTGCCGCTAGAGGTGGAGGACCTGGCGCTGCTGGTGCGCTGCCTCGTGGACAACGCGCTGGAGGCCATGCCGCGCGGCGGGACGCTCACGGTGCGCACGCGCGACACCGACAGCGGCGTGTGCCTGCGTGTGGAGGACACCGGAGAGGGCCTGGCGGCGGAGGCGTACTCGCGCGCCCTGGAGCCCTTCTTCACCACGCGGCCCCACCACGCCGGGCTGGGGCTGAGCATCGTCCACCGGACGGCCGTGCGGCATGGCTGGCAACTGGACCTGGGCGCGGGCCCCTCCGGGGGCACCTACGTGGAAATCCAATTCACGGGCCCGGAGGCCGGGGCCCATGACCGGAATGACGTGACTCGGGGGAGCAAGTGA
- a CDS encoding zinc-dependent alcohol dehydrogenase family protein yields the protein MEGSMRAMVLREVGQPLRETRLPIPRPGPEELLLRVRACAVCRTDLHVVDGELPKPKLPLVPGHEIVATVEAAGERATAIPVGTRVGVPWLGWSCGHCRFCLAGQENLCEQARFTGYQLDGGYAEFTVAHQRFCFPLPPEYTDVHAAPLMCAGLIGFRSLRMAGMERRLLGLYGFGAAAHLLIQVARHQGRRVFAFTRPGDVEGQRFAREMGAEWAGDSDTVPPERLDAALLFAPVGALVPAALRAVDKAGVVVCGGIHMSDIPAFPYALLWEERVVRSVANLTRADALDFLALAPTVPVRTLVQTFPLSAANDALTALRRGQVHGAAVLEVAALG from the coding sequence ATGGAAGGAAGCATGCGCGCGATGGTGCTGCGCGAGGTAGGGCAGCCCCTGCGTGAGACGCGGCTGCCCATTCCTCGCCCCGGTCCGGAGGAGCTGTTGCTCCGCGTGCGCGCCTGCGCGGTCTGCCGCACCGACCTGCACGTCGTGGACGGTGAGCTCCCGAAGCCCAAGCTGCCGCTGGTCCCAGGCCATGAAATCGTGGCCACGGTGGAGGCGGCGGGCGAGCGGGCGACGGCCATTCCCGTGGGCACACGAGTGGGCGTCCCCTGGCTCGGCTGGAGCTGTGGCCACTGCCGCTTCTGTCTGGCCGGCCAGGAGAACCTCTGCGAGCAGGCACGCTTCACGGGGTACCAACTGGATGGTGGCTACGCGGAGTTCACGGTGGCCCACCAGCGCTTCTGCTTCCCCCTGCCGCCCGAGTACACCGACGTCCACGCCGCGCCGTTGATGTGCGCGGGCCTCATCGGCTTTCGCAGTCTCCGCATGGCGGGGATGGAGCGCCGTCTGCTGGGGCTCTACGGCTTCGGCGCTGCGGCGCACCTGCTCATCCAGGTCGCGCGCCACCAGGGCCGGCGCGTCTTCGCCTTCACCCGGCCGGGGGACGTGGAGGGCCAGCGGTTCGCGCGGGAGATGGGCGCGGAGTGGGCCGGGGATTCGGACACCGTGCCTCCGGAGCGGCTGGACGCGGCCCTCCTCTTCGCGCCCGTGGGCGCGCTGGTGCCCGCCGCGCTCCGGGCGGTGGACAAGGCCGGCGTGGTGGTGTGCGGAGGCATCCACATGAGCGACATCCCCGCGTTCCCCTACGCGCTGCTGTGGGAGGAGCGGGTGGTGCGCTCGGTGGCGAACCTCACCCGGGCGGATGCGCTGGACTTCCTCGCGCTCGCGCCCACGGTGCCGGTGCGCACACTGGTGCAAACCTTCCCCCTGTCCGCCGCCAACGATGCCCTCACCGCGCTGCGGCGAGGCCAGGTACACGGCGCGGCGGTGCTCGAGGTGGCGGCCCTGGGTTGA
- a CDS encoding LA_2272 family surface repeat-containing protein, producing the protein MSAAALKWTGDSSARCRCSLARAGWRRLPMIPHGPGARAMRAGPHSKQSRKVQAMNRKVSVCAGMMAAVVAFSASAEETAGGQSSSAASSASGAASVDWPGVARELSAPPLVAAAEQPVSHTSAAGAPAGSASASGAVNPVAPSNGASSTPVVPATTDAVGDASRLAAKPVASTVDAVVGGEVSASAPEEGSAEAKAETDANEVHIPFSLTLVPGLSTSGFHTGNVVNNVSIGLVATHAKRVDGLAMSLAGNWVGEGGLSGAQLAVGANVARGPVTGAQFSVGANVAGADLLGLQSTVGVNVVRGNAEGAQLAVGGNIASGEVNGTQMAVAVNVAGKSLLGAQLGVGANVSGGPVRGFQAAVGANIATGRVHGLQASAGLNVAGQMTGLQMSSGVSYVRNLSGAQLSIINVGGEVDGAQVGIVNIASNVTGAQVGLLNVARELDGEAVGLLSFVGGGQAHVQAWASDVALTNVGVKLGGRHIYSLFTVGYSPSIDEDRRRYVIGAGLGGHIPAGRFFFDVDVVSSTLHTKRLFDDTNHVLGQLRLTAGWQVARHFAVFGGVSANTLVTWDDSDPWKELGIGPQWRHVADDGRTTVRMWPGLLAGVQI; encoded by the coding sequence ATGTCAGCGGCTGCGCTGAAGTGGACAGGTGACAGTTCCGCGCGGTGCCGGTGTTCTCTTGCGCGAGCGGGGTGGCGACGCCTCCCGATGATTCCTCATGGCCCGGGTGCCCGCGCGATGCGGGCCGGGCCGCATTCAAAACAGTCCAGGAAGGTCCAGGCGATGAATCGCAAGGTCTCGGTATGCGCGGGGATGATGGCGGCGGTGGTGGCGTTCTCGGCCTCCGCCGAGGAGACAGCGGGCGGTCAGTCCTCGAGCGCCGCGTCCTCCGCGAGCGGAGCGGCGTCTGTCGATTGGCCGGGCGTGGCGCGCGAGCTGTCCGCACCGCCGCTGGTGGCTGCCGCGGAGCAGCCGGTGAGCCACACCTCGGCGGCTGGGGCGCCCGCGGGGAGCGCGTCAGCGTCCGGCGCTGTGAACCCTGTGGCACCGTCGAATGGCGCGTCCTCCACGCCCGTCGTGCCTGCCACGACGGACGCCGTGGGAGACGCGTCCCGGCTTGCCGCGAAGCCGGTGGCCTCCACGGTGGACGCTGTCGTGGGCGGTGAGGTGAGCGCATCCGCGCCTGAGGAAGGCTCGGCCGAGGCGAAGGCGGAGACCGACGCGAACGAAGTGCACATCCCGTTCAGCCTCACCCTGGTGCCAGGGCTGAGTACGTCGGGCTTCCACACCGGCAACGTGGTCAACAACGTGTCCATCGGCCTGGTGGCGACGCATGCGAAGCGGGTGGACGGCCTGGCGATGTCGCTGGCAGGCAACTGGGTGGGGGAGGGCGGGCTGAGCGGCGCGCAGCTCGCGGTGGGCGCCAACGTGGCCCGGGGGCCGGTGACGGGCGCCCAGTTCTCCGTGGGCGCCAACGTGGCCGGTGCGGACCTGCTGGGCCTCCAGTCCACGGTGGGCGTCAACGTGGTGCGCGGGAACGCTGAAGGCGCGCAGCTCGCAGTGGGTGGCAACATCGCGTCGGGCGAGGTGAATGGCACGCAGATGGCCGTGGCCGTCAACGTCGCGGGGAAGAGCCTGCTGGGCGCGCAGCTCGGCGTGGGCGCCAACGTGTCGGGCGGTCCGGTGCGCGGGTTCCAGGCTGCGGTGGGCGCCAACATCGCGACAGGGCGGGTCCACGGGCTCCAGGCCTCCGCGGGCCTCAACGTGGCGGGGCAGATGACGGGGCTCCAGATGTCCTCGGGTGTCAGCTACGTGCGGAATCTCTCCGGCGCCCAGCTCTCCATCATCAACGTGGGCGGCGAGGTGGATGGCGCGCAGGTGGGCATCGTCAACATCGCCAGCAACGTGACGGGCGCGCAGGTGGGCCTCCTCAACGTGGCCCGCGAACTGGACGGCGAGGCGGTGGGCCTCCTCAGCTTCGTCGGTGGCGGTCAGGCGCATGTGCAGGCCTGGGCCAGTGACGTGGCGCTCACCAACGTGGGCGTGAAGCTGGGCGGCCGTCACATCTACTCGCTGTTCACGGTGGGCTACAGCCCCTCCATCGACGAGGACCGTCGCCGCTATGTCATCGGCGCGGGCCTGGGCGGGCACATCCCCGCGGGCCGCTTCTTCTTCGACGTCGACGTGGTGAGCAGCACCCTCCACACGAAGCGGCTCTTCGACGACACGAACCATGTCCTGGGGCAGCTCCGGCTGACGGCGGGCTGGCAGGTGGCGCGGCACTTCGCGGTGTTCGGTGGCGTCAGCGCCAACACGCTCGTCACCTGGGATGACAGCGACCCGTGGAAGGAGCTGGGCATCGGGCCGCAGTGGCGCCACGTGGCGGACGACGGCCGCACCACCGTGCGCATGTGGCCGGGCCTGCTCGCGGGTGTGCAGATTTGA
- a CDS encoding response regulator, whose protein sequence is METNWTFGRCLLLVEDDPSNRMTLSALLEDAGFAVVTAGSYSEAAGLLNRPRAYDAVLLDQSLGDGFGTGLIPLVRHHMPKTKVVFVTGHDGKIDMPVDAVFRKGGHFDDLLAFLFKLLPQRPLGA, encoded by the coding sequence ATGGAGACGAACTGGACGTTCGGGCGTTGCCTGCTGCTCGTGGAAGACGACCCTTCCAACCGGATGACGCTGTCCGCGCTTCTGGAGGATGCGGGCTTCGCGGTCGTCACCGCCGGCTCCTATTCGGAGGCCGCGGGATTATTGAACCGGCCTCGCGCGTATGACGCCGTGCTGTTGGACCAGAGCCTGGGTGACGGCTTTGGGACGGGGCTGATTCCGCTGGTGCGCCACCACATGCCGAAGACCAAGGTCGTCTTCGTCACCGGTCATGACGGGAAGATAGACATGCCGGTGGACGCCGTCTTCCGCAAGGGCGGCCACTTCGACGACCTGCTGGCCTTCCTTTTCAAGCTGTTGCCCCAGCGCCCGCTGGGTGCCTGA
- a CDS encoding carboxypeptidase-like regulatory domain-containing protein produces MMQLLHGERRWRLPAQGEDWLVVPSVDLERLKHPHAPVPDVFVSAALKRWLATPAAHTLYAMYEALGGSRPLGLSGLERGRYEQRLQQRLTEAFVHGELVALPMARPVLLPTPWPEPPPQTSEESPVEEQTWLAIELKDEEGNPIPHARYLVTLPDGSTREGTLNKNGYARVDGVNPGQCQVTFPELDGQSWS; encoded by the coding sequence ATGATGCAGCTCTTGCACGGTGAGCGCCGGTGGCGACTGCCGGCCCAGGGGGAAGACTGGCTCGTCGTACCGTCGGTCGACCTGGAGCGGCTGAAACATCCGCACGCGCCCGTCCCCGACGTCTTCGTCAGCGCCGCCTTGAAGCGCTGGCTGGCCACCCCCGCCGCGCACACGCTGTATGCGATGTACGAAGCGCTCGGAGGCAGCCGCCCGCTGGGGCTGTCCGGCCTGGAGCGCGGCCGGTACGAGCAACGCCTCCAGCAGCGGCTCACCGAGGCCTTCGTGCATGGCGAGCTGGTGGCCCTCCCCATGGCGCGTCCGGTGTTGCTCCCCACGCCCTGGCCGGAACCACCGCCGCAGACGTCCGAGGAATCCCCCGTCGAGGAACAGACGTGGCTGGCCATCGAGCTGAAGGACGAAGAGGGCAACCCCATCCCCCACGCGCGCTACCTGGTGACGCTCCCGGATGGGAGCACGCGCGAAGGCACCCTCAACAAGAATGGCTACGCGCGCGTGGACGGCGTGAATCCCGGCCAGTGCCAGGTCACCTTCCCGGAGCTGGACGGGCAGAGCTGGTCATGA